From a single Elgaria multicarinata webbii isolate HBS135686 ecotype San Diego chromosome 18, rElgMul1.1.pri, whole genome shotgun sequence genomic region:
- the LOC134410861 gene encoding T-box-containing protein TBX6L-like, translating into MHAVPDTDALTDPLEASSCHSSVVVTLEDRDLWAKFHQVGTEMIITKSGRRMFPQCKIKVTGLIPYAKYLMLVDFVPMDNFRYKWNKDQWEVAGKAEPQPPCRTYAHPDSPALGGHWMKEAVSFQKLKLTNNTLDQHGHVILHSMHRYKPRFHVMQADDLFSTCWSLFQTYSFSETAFTSVTAYQNEKITKLKIYNNPFAKGFREHGKNTLREGRVQRNSPAKGQKRTVMEEPKSGVQQPDLPRDENMEGLKESDPIWHLDQNSLHPAPAGPPAQVEQRAPTAQDQQPPNLLCFLPSVSYPHPHPLHMPRFPEASDASMQASLRDALSLNEFWTRAHQLDVSMAPEQDSKRQEGFSTNLPSISTPLPPLQDYSGMAGNAVDPAGKPGARRPMYSSPYTRDQAFGQWVVPPQPQYRALSYSAFPTDFGAQGPPGSSMTDWSQYPLCPYACW; encoded by the exons ATGCACGCCGTGCCGG ACACAGATGCTCTCACTGACCCTTTGGAGGCCTCCTCTTGTCACAGCTCTGTCGTCGTCACCCTTGAGGACAGGGACCTCTGGGCCAAATTCCACCAAGTGGGCACGGAGATGATTATCACCAAGTCTGGCCG GCGAATGTTTCCACAATGCAAGATCAAAGTCACTGGCTTGATTCCTTACGCCAAATATCTCATGCTGGTAGACTTTGTGCCAATGGACAACTTCAGGTACAAG tggaaCAAGGATCAGTGGGAAGTTGCTGGCAAAGCAGAGCCCCAGCCCCCCTGCCGGACATATGCCCACCCGGACTCCCCCGCGCTCGGCGGCCACTGGATGAAGGAGGCCGTCTCCTTCCAAAAGCTCAAGCTGACCAACAACACCCTGGACCAGCATGGCCAC GTCATCCTTCACTCCATGCATCGCTACAAACCTCGTTTCCATGTCATGCAGGCAGATGACTTGTTTAGCACCTGCTGGAGTCTCTTCCAGACCTACAGCTTCTCAGAGACGGCCTTCACCTCAGTCACTGCATACCAAAATGAGAAG ATCACAAAACTCAAGATCTACAACAATCCTTTTGCTAAGGGCTTCAGAGAACATGGGAAGAATACACTGAG GGAGGGGAGAGTCCAGCGGAACAGCCCAGCCAAAGgtcaaaagaggacagtgatggAAGAACCCAAATCTGGTGTGCAGCAACCAG ATCTTCCAAGGGATGAAAACATGGAGGGGCTGAAGGAGAGTGACCCCATCTGGCACTTGGATCAAAACAGCCTGCACCCAGCCCCCGCAGGGCCTCCAGCACAGGTGGAGCAGAGAGCGCCAACTGCCCAGGACCAGCAA CCACCCAACCTTCTCTGTTTCCTTCCTTCTGtgtcctacccccacccccaccccctccacatgCCTAGGTTCCCTGAGGCAAGTGATGCATCCATGCAAGCTTCCCTTCGGGATGCCCTGTCTTTAAATGAATTTTGGACCAGAGCACACCAGCTGGACGTTTCCATGGCTCCTGAACAAGACTCCAAACGACAAGAAGGTTTCTCCACAAATCTTCCATCCATTTCCACTCCCCTGCCTCCACTGCAGGACTACTCTGGGATGGCTGGCAATGCTGTAGACCCTGCAGGCAAGCCAGGAGCCCGAAGGCCGATGTACAGCAGCCCCTACACCCGTGACCAAGCCTTCGGCCAATGGGTGGTTCCTCCGCAGCCCCAGTATAGAGCCCTGAGCTACTCAGCTTTCCCCACAGACTTCGGGGCGCAGGGGCCCCCTGGGAGCAGCATGACAGACTGGAGCCAATACCCCTTGTGCCCTTACGCCTGCTGGTGA